GCTGGCTGGAGACTCCCGTGCGGCGCGACGGCGTTCGCGGCACCATCAGCCGCCTGATGACCGTCTGGCGGTTACCCCTGCGACGACGCTCGCTTGTGGTCGCCCTCGTCGCGGTTCTCGTTCTGACGTCCGGCGGGACAGCGGCCGCCCTGGTCACCGCCCCCGTTCTCACCACCGCCGAGATCGAGATTGCACGTGGTCAACGTGCGATTGATGCCGCCGCGAAAGCAGCGGCCCGTGCCGAGGCTGCTGCCGCGCGTGTGGCCGCCGCCGCACCTGCTGCCCTCCCCGAGGGCGCAACGATCACCGCGGTCGGCGACTCCGTCATGCTGGCGTCGGCGCCGGAGCTGCAGACCGCATTTCCCGGCATCTCCATCGATGCTGCGGTATCCCGCGGCATGCATTCCGCTGCCGGAATATTACAGGAGCTCAATCAAGCCGGCACGCTGCGACCGGTGGTCGTTGTGGGCCTCGGCACCAATGGCCCGATCACGGCGGCGGAGCTGGATGCGGTGAAAAGCGCCATCGGCCCCACCCGCAAGCTCATTCTCGTGAATGCATACGCCGACAGGGACTGGACCGAGGGCGTGAACGCATCGCTCGCCTCCTTCGCTGCGAGCAACCGTCTCGTTGAACTGGCCAACTGGCATGATGCCATTGCACCGCGCACCGACCTGCTCGCGGGCGATGGCGTGCACCCCGGCACGGACGGCGGCCAGCTCTACACGGATGCCGTTACCGCGGCCGTGCAGCGTCTCGCCAACCTGCCCACTCGCCGCCCGTCCTCGCGGTAGCGCCTAGAACTCGAGCGTGTACGCCATCTTGCGGTGGCTCGGTACGAAGCCCATGCCGGTGTAGAGACCCACGGCTCCCGTGGGGCTATCCGAGTCCACCGCCAGAGTCACGCGGTCGTGTCCGAGTGCGCGCCCGGCCTCCAGCTGGGCGGCCAGGAGTGCCTGCGCAATGTGACGGCCGCGCCATCCGCTTGTGACACCCACGAGGTCAATGTAGCTTCCCGTGAACCCCTGCGTCTGCCACACGTTCTCGTTTGCGGTCGACAAGACAAAGCCCACGACCTGCTCCACACCGGCGCTGTCCGTGCCGTAGGCCACAAAAGACAGGTCGGGTCGAAACCAGCGGCCGTTCACAAAGGCTGCCCAGTTCTCGTCGCTCATCGGTTGGCTCGCCCAGTGGTCCATGAAGGCGTCGTCGCGCGCCGCGTGCACCCGCTCCGAGTCGTCGACCGTAAAGGCAGAGAGGCGGATGCCGGCGGCCGGCTCAACAGACCGAATCGGCTCGGTCAGCGGCCGCTCCAGCGACAGGAAGTACCGGGCCAGGCCCAGCCCGCCTCGGTCGAACAGGCGCGCACTCTGCGGCGCACGCTCGTCGGCGTAGGCGAAGATCCAGCCCGGCAGACGTTTTGTCGACGCGGCCAGCTGCTGCTTCGCCCGTCCCACCTGCCACGCGAGTAGCTGACGGCCGATTCCCCTGGCGCGAAGCTCGGGATGCACGCCGCCAATCAGAATGGACCGCACGAGTGTTTCCTGGCGCG
This sequence is a window from Cryobacterium sp. CG_9.6. Protein-coding genes within it:
- a CDS encoding GNAT family N-acetyltransferase — its product is MTETLRPLNERVLAPASLALPIHPDVAEWRPATESDIDGIWQLREAMGRLDHPNYLTTRGAIAADFGYSHVSAERDSLVGLDSDGRIVANGMVLCPPRQETLVRSILIGGVHPELRARGIGRQLLAWQVGRAKQQLAASTKRLPGWIFAYADERAPQSARLFDRGGLGLARYFLSLERPLTEPIRSVEPAAGIRLSAFTVDDSERVHAARDDAFMDHWASQPMSDENWAAFVNGRWFRPDLSFVAYGTDSAGVEQVVGFVLSTANENVWQTQGFTGSYIDLVGVTSGWRGRHIAQALLAAQLEAGRALGHDRVTLAVDSDSPTGAVGLYTGMGFVPSHRKMAYTLEF